CGAGCGCGAGGTGATCCTCCGGCGGGTCACGCTCACCACCTCGCGCGACGACCTGAGCGACGCCGACCTGGTCGTGGAGGCGATTCCCGAGATCCTCGACGTCAAGGTGTCGCTGTTCGCCGACCTCGACCGCATCTGCAAGCCGGAGACCGTGCTCGCCACCAACACCTCCTCGCTGTCGGTCACCGCCGTCGCCGCCGCGACGGGCCGCCCCGGCAGGGTCGTCGGGATGCACTTCTTCAACCCGGCGCCCGTGATGCGGCTCGTCGAGGTCGTCGGCACGGTGGTGACCGAGCCGGGGGTGGTCGACGAGATCGCCGGCCTGGCGCGGCGGCTCGGCAAGACGCCCGTGGTGGTGGGCGACCGGGCCGGGTTCGTGGCCAACCGGCTGCTCCTGCCGTACCTCAACCACGCCGCCGTCCTGCTGGAGAACGGCGTGGCAGCGCGTGACGACATCGAGGCGGCGATGACGCTCGGCGCGGGGTTGCCCATGGGGCCGTTCGCGCTGCTCGACCTCATCGGGCTCGACACCGCCTACGAGGTGATGTGCGTGCTGTTCGACGAGACCAGGGACCGCCGGCACGCGCCCGCGCCGCTGCTGCGCGAGCTGGTCACCGCGGGTCTGCTCGGCCGCAAGTCCGGTCGTGGCTTCCACGGCGAGCGGGCGGCGCACCAGGAGGCCGGCCGGGCCGCGTTCGTCACCTGCCGGGTCGAGGGCGAGGGGTCCGGCGCGGTCGCCGAGCGGCTGACGCAGGCCGGGTTCAAGACGGCCGATGATCCCGACGTGGTGCTGCGGCTGTCCGACCGGCCCGTGGTGGAGCACGCCGTGAGGTTGTCGCGCCCCGAAACCCTGGTGGGCGTCCACCTCGTCGGCGAGCGGGTGGCCGAGGTGGCCGCCACGGCCCTCACCTCGCCCGCGGCCGTCGCGGCGGCCCGCGACCTGATGAAGGTCATCGGCCGCACGCCGGTGCCGTGCCGCGACCGG
The Nonomuraea muscovyensis genome window above contains:
- a CDS encoding 3-hydroxyacyl-CoA dehydrogenase family protein: MAFERVGVVGLGTMGAGIAEVFARAGLRVIGVEADAEALARGRGHLERSTGRAVERGRLSEAEREVILRRVTLTTSRDDLSDADLVVEAIPEILDVKVSLFADLDRICKPETVLATNTSSLSVTAVAAATGRPGRVVGMHFFNPAPVMRLVEVVGTVVTEPGVVDEIAGLARRLGKTPVVVGDRAGFVANRLLLPYLNHAAVLLENGVAARDDIEAAMTLGAGLPMGPFALLDLIGLDTAYEVMCVLFDETRDRRHAPAPLLRELVTAGLLGRKSGRGFHGERAAHQEAGRAAFVTCRVEGEGSGAVAERLTQAGFKTADDPDVVLRLSDRPVVEHAVRLSRPETLVGVHLVGERVAEVAATALTSPAAVAAARDLMKVIGRTPVPCRDRAGFVVDALLHPYLNDAVRMHEAGYASIDDIDAAMRLGCGYPAGPFEMLESIGLSRVRDGLRALYTEYREPSYAPAPLLDHLVTAGLTAFPRP